The region TTGTCCTCAAAACCAAACAGTTCGGTCCCCTGCAGTTATTCAATGGGAGTTAATAACGGGGAATGGTGGCATCAATCAAACGGGAATAAGCATCAATTCCCCCCACTACGTTTTTAACTTTACTAAAACCTTGATCCACTAACCAGTGGGCCATTTGGTCTGAACGGATGCCATGGTGACAAAGCACCACAGTTTCCCGGTCAGATTCGTATCGTTCTTGAATGTTATCAGACCAGTGGGCAAACTCGCTCAAAGGTAGGGTTTCAAAGCCTGGCAGGGTCGCAATTTCCACCTCATGGGGTTCCCGCACATCAATCAACTGGCGATCGCCATTGGGGTGAGCCAACATCAGGGCTAAATCCTGAACAGAAATTTCGATGGGCATGGAAGTCATAAGTAATGGGGGGAAATTAGTTGGGAAAAGAGGCATCAAGGGCGGGGAGTTTGCCCCAGAATTTGCTCATTGAGTTGTCTGATTTGAGTGCCAGGATAATAAAAAGCTAAGATTTGTTCCGCTGACCACCCCAATTGGGAGAGCTTATAGGAGCCAAATTGACTCATGCCGACCCCATGGCCAAAGCCTCCCCCAACGAAAAAGATGCTTTGGAGTCGCTGGTTGGCATCGTAGGTGGGTTCCAGGTAGAACAGGGTACTGCGGGGAGGCCCAAAAGCGCTACGGGCTTCGTTTTTAGCCAATTCCACCACACCCTTGTCCGTCAGCACCTCCAGCATTAAAATTCTCCCCGATGGCGATCGCCTGGTGACCTTCATATCGTAGATGGTGGTGAAGTCCGCCAAAGGATGGCGCCGGTTGGTCAGATATTTTTTCAGATCCTGATTCAACTCCGCCAATGTAGCTGGATAGCGCCAGCGCAAAAACTTCCGCCCCGTTTCGTTAAATCCTTCCTTGAGGTTGATAAATTTACGAAAAGTTGCTTCATCGGCCAAGCTTTGGCTAGACAAATTCCAAATGGGTTGAGCCGAGTCGATGACCGCTTGCAGATAGGGCCGTTCTTCCCCATTCCAGACATCGCTAAACTTGGCTGTCACCCCCCCAGCCGTAGAGGAGTAGAGGGCATCCACCAATTGATTGTTGTAGGTTAAAACTTGCCCCGCCGTTTCCCTAATCGCCTCATCGGCCCTGGGACTAGTGCCACTTAAGCCGTAGTAAACCTGGCAGTGGGTGGTGGCACACAACTCATAGTCATCGGCGGCAAAACGACGCCGGTTCTGCAGGGCATAGGTGCGGGCAATAATAGTTTGGGCTTTGGCCGCAGTGGGGGGAGCACCGGGGCCAATTTCATGGGGCACTACACCCCGCAGGTAGGTTTCCAGCGGTACATGGTTAACCAAGGTGTAATTTCCGTAGGAGTTGGGTTGGAGCTGCAACCAACCGCCATAGACAAATTTTTTCTCCCCTTCCGTAACTTGAATTTGATTTTTGGTCGCAGTGACGGTCACCCGGTCAGCGGGATAGCTTTGACCATTGATCACCACCATGGCCTGGGGCTTACTGTCCAATAGTACGCTTTCCAGGTAGGGCAATTGGTAACCCTGCTCTTTTAAATCCGCCAGCAACCAACGGCGCACCAGGGGACTGTCATATACGTCCCTTTTAGCCCACACCTGCCAACGCCCTGGCTGGGTAACTTCCACTGCAATACCTTGAGCTTGCCAACGGAGGGCATCGTCCTCCGCGGTTTCAAAGGTGGCATGGTCCCCCAGCACCAATACTTCCGCCAATTTCCTCGGCACGGCCCGGCGGCTAATGGCAATGGTGCCCTGTTTGCTCTGGAGGGTGACCTTTTCCCCCTGATTATTAACTGCAATAAAGGTTAAGTCATCGTTGCCCACCCCGCTTATGCTCAGTTGATCCCGGTCTTCGTCCCCAAAGCGTTGCACCACCCCCACCTGGAGCAGAACATCCTTGGCGAGGCTCGGTAAAGCTCCTCCAGCCACTAAGCCCAGGGCGATGACTAAGCCACCCACACGTTGGACAGCAACCTTCAGTAAGTTACGGGGGGGAGAAATAAACATAAACAATCAACGGCGATCGATATTGGCTAGGGGATCAAAGGCAATCTAGCATCCTAACCTATCATTTTTGCTCCGCTATCTGGGGGGCAGGGGGACAGTGGCTAAGGACTAACACCGATCGCCAAAGGGTTTGTGTTATTTTGAGGGAACTGTGTAAACGGCCTCCAGCACCGGCATTTTTCCTCACTTTGTCCTGATGGAGACTGGGACCGTCAAAGTTTTTCTAGATGGCGATCGATCTATGGCAATGGATTTACCCCTCAGGTTAAGCAATGCTCCCTCATTGGGCCAGGTTTTCACTCCGGTGAATGTGGCTATTTTGAGTTCCCTCGGTATCCATGGCTTCATTTTGGGCTTGGCTTTACCCCATTGGCAGTGGCAAGAATCCACCGGAGATAATCTGGCGGACCGCAATCCTGTGGGGGTAATCGAATTAACTCCGGCGGAACAAAGTCGTTTACCGGAAACAGATATTTTTGCCGGCAGTGCCCTGTTTCCCACTGCTCCCGGTGGTAGTGACCCCGGCACCATTCCTGCCGACCCCAATTTGTCCACTCCCCCCAGTGGCGACTATAACTATTCCTTACCTCCGGGACCGGGCATTATGCCACCGCCG is a window of Synechocystis sp. PCC 7338 DNA encoding:
- a CDS encoding rhodanese-like domain-containing protein, with the translated sequence MTSMPIEISVQDLALMLAHPNGDRQLIDVREPHEVEIATLPGFETLPLSEFAHWSDNIQERYESDRETVVLCHHGIRSDQMAHWLVDQGFSKVKNVVGGIDAYSRLIDATIPRY
- a CDS encoding SpoIID/LytB domain-containing protein, which encodes MFISPPRNLLKVAVQRVGGLVIALGLVAGGALPSLAKDVLLQVGVVQRFGDEDRDQLSISGVGNDDLTFIAVNNQGEKVTLQSKQGTIAISRRAVPRKLAEVLVLGDHATFETAEDDALRWQAQGIAVEVTQPGRWQVWAKRDVYDSPLVRRWLLADLKEQGYQLPYLESVLLDSKPQAMVVINGQSYPADRVTVTATKNQIQVTEGEKKFVYGGWLQLQPNSYGNYTLVNHVPLETYLRGVVPHEIGPGAPPTAAKAQTIIARTYALQNRRRFAADDYELCATTHCQVYYGLSGTSPRADEAIRETAGQVLTYNNQLVDALYSSTAGGVTAKFSDVWNGEERPYLQAVIDSAQPIWNLSSQSLADEATFRKFINLKEGFNETGRKFLRWRYPATLAELNQDLKKYLTNRRHPLADFTTIYDMKVTRRSPSGRILMLEVLTDKGVVELAKNEARSAFGPPRSTLFYLEPTYDANQRLQSIFFVGGGFGHGVGMSQFGSYKLSQLGWSAEQILAFYYPGTQIRQLNEQILGQTPRP